GGGTTGAGTCAGTTACGAAGGCTGGATGCCTTTGTGTCCCGTCGCAGGGAGCTTGCAAGAAGGTATGATGAGCTTTTGGCCGGACTCCCTGTGATCACACCCTGGCA
This genomic stretch from Desulfonatronum thioautotrophicum harbors:
- a CDS encoding DegT/DnrJ/EryC1/StrS family aminotransferase; the encoded protein is MTDIQAALGLSQLRRLDAFVSRRRELARRYDELLAGLPVITPWQHQHGASAWHPEHVNESETPVAI